A region of the Apium graveolens cultivar Ventura chromosome 6, ASM990537v1, whole genome shotgun sequence genome:
TTGTCGATTATCATCGCGGTCCTTGGTGCTATAACTAACACCGTTAATTCTATAACCGCTGAATGTAGGAACATTCTTGTTAGGCCCTTCTGCAATCCACCTTATCTCATCACCTATGGTATTATCTTCTTGGAGCGATTCTGTTATAATCTGTCAAAAAAATATACTAATTTATAgtaattataatataattataatatgaAGTTTCACTGTGTACTTATATATAAGCTACTTTTAAAGTAAATGAACATAATACCATAGGTGATGAGATACAATtactttaaaaatttatttaatttagctCGATGTTCTCCTTCTAGGTCTGTGTTGTAATTTAGTTGTCACTTGCATttttaattaggacgacatgaaAAAGTAATAAATAGACTAATAGAAATCTTACCTTTTTCTTGAACCATTCGGCGAATTGATCATTTTGCTTGTTCTTTAGCCACACTTGGTCATTTTCATGCTGCGGGTATCTTACCATCAAAGATGCCATAtgttcactacaagaaaaataaaTTGGTCAATTTTTGAATTATGAAAAggcagaaaataaataaataacaaaatacacacacacactttagTACGTAACTTACTCAAAATATGGCCTGATGTCATTGCTATTTTGTAGGAAACATAAATGTGCAAGCTGCAAGTCCTCTTTGCTCGGCTTTATGATTGTGGCACCGGATAAAGGTCTGCTTATTCTATTTTGCTCATGCCTAACATTTTCTGGCAAACCTATGGTTGCTTCATCAAAATTGACCAAACATTCAACGGCCTCCTCGGCAACATATGCCTCTGCAATACAGCCTTCGGGATGAGCAGGGTTTCGTACATATCCCTTAAACGCCTTCATATATCTCTCGAAAGGATACATCCAATGAAGAAAGATTGGCCCGCAAAGCTTAACCTCTCTCACAAGATGAACTGAGAGATGGATCATCACATCGAAGAACGAAGGGGGAAAGTGTTTTTCTAGTTGGCATAATGTTTCCACCAACTCAGATTGCATTTTTTCCAATTTATCTACATCGATGACTTTACTGCAAATTGCCTTGAAAAATAGGCAAAACCTTATTATTGCGCACCTGACTTGTTTTTGCAGTAGTGACCGAATTAAAATTGGAAGTAGATGATGCAATATCGTGTGGCAATCATGAGATTTCATTCCACCAAGCCGAAGTTTTTCCATATTTACAAGATTCTTAATATTTGAACAAAATCCATCTGGTAACTTCATTTGAAGAAAGGATGAGCAAACTACCTTCTTTTCTGCATTTGATAAGTTCCATGAAGCCAAAGGTACCTTCTCTTTCTTGTCGGGAGTTTTTGGCCTCAGCTCCGTTCTTATTCCCATATCAGCCATATCAAGACGGACAGACTCCCTATCTTTTGTCTTTCCAGGAATATTTAGCAAAGTTCCGAGTAAAGcttcacatatatttttctcgatGTGCATCACATCGAGAACATGCCTAACTGGCAAAAACTTCCAATACTCAAGTTGAAAGAATATAGAAACCTTCTTCCAAACTGGTCGAGCTTCACCTTTCTTCCATCGAGGTTGGCGTTGTGTCTTACCAAAGACATGGTCCCTTAGATGTTGTACTCGTCCAAAAACCTGCTCACCAGTTAATGGAATAGGAGCAACATCCTTCTCAACAGTGTTATCAAAAGCTGTTTTCTGCTTTCTATACGGATGATGACGGGGCAGCCACCTCCTATGCCTCATAACCACCGTCTTTCGATAATGAACGAGCCTAGTAGCCTTTGTGTTATCAACACAGACAGTACAAGTATTATACCCTTTAATTACGTTTCTTGACAAGTTTCCCAAGGCCGGATAATCACTTATTATCCATAATAATATACCCCTAAGTAAGAAAGAATCTCGTTTATATGCGTCATACACTTGTTTCCCGAGCCACAACTGTTGCAGATCTTCTATAAGCGGTTGAAGGAACACGTCGATATCATTTCCAGGCTCCGTTGGTCCTGATATTAACAAGCAGAGCATAATATACCTTCTTTTCATACAGAGCCAAGGTGGAAGGTTATAAATTGATAGCAAAACCGGCCAACTAGAATAATCACTACGGTTTTCACGAAAAGGATTAAAACCGTCAGAGGATAAAGCTAACCGAAGGTTCCTGCTATCCGATGCAAAATCAGGCCACTCTTTATCAACATCCTTCCATGTTTCTGAGTCAGCCGGATGCCTCATTTTACCATCCTTTTGTCGCTCGGTGTCATGCCAAGTCATGTCCTTTGCAATTTGGGGTGTATTGAACAAATTTCGTATTCTTGGTATCAATGGGAAATACCATAAAACCTTGGCAGGGACTCCTTCCCGTTCTTCTCCTTTTTTATTCAATTTCCATCTAGAGGCCTTACACATCCGACTCTCGTCTTCATTTATCTGGCCACAATATAAGAGACAATTATTCAGGCATGCGTGTATCTTCTCATACGCCATTCCTAATGCACATAAGGTTTTCTTTGCTTCACTGAAAGAAGAAGGGATATTGTTGCCTTCCGGAAGCAAATCCCCAATCAACAATAGAACATCGGAAAAACATGAATCAGACATACCATGTTTCACTATCAAGTTAAATAACTTAACCAACGCTTTCATCTTAGTGTAATTCTCACAACCAGGATAGAGAGGTGCATGCTCACCTTTGACATGATTCACGAAATCTGAAGAATCGGAGGAAAAATCATCATCATCTTCGTCAGCTTCACCCATTCATGTGTAGGCCTGGTTTAAAGATACAAATGAGTCGCTTTCATCCGGTAGAGAACTTTCTGCAGAATTTGCCTCCCCGTGCCATATCCAGTGTGTATAAGTTTCATCTATGCCATATTGAAAAAGGTGGTTTTTAACAGTCCGAGCATTCCAAGATTTGCTGTGTGCGCACTTTAAGCATGGATAACTTATTTTTCCTTCATTATAACCATTCTCAAAGGCAAACATCAGTAAATCCTCCACTCCTTTTTTAAACTCTTTTGTTCTTCTATCAGCTGTTAACCATGATCTATCCATCTTTTGATACAAACAAACTGAAAAAAGAAAAATGTAAGCCGTCAAAAATAGAACATAGTACCATTAGACTATATCTTCAATTATTAAACACCAAATTTAACAGAGTGCATGTGAGCACAAATTAAACAACTAGAGATTAAACACAAATTAAACAACTACAGATTAAGCACAAATCAAACTAAAaaatcaacaaaaataaaataagagCTAGATGAGTCGAGCTTCAAGTTAAACTCAAATTAAAACAACAATTATACCATTAAACACCAACTGCAACTAAACAACAAATTATACCATTAAACACCAAATTAAACAGAAGTAGAAATCCTACCAGTAAATAGCAAAGTAAACAGAGTACGGGTGAGCAGTGAGCACAAATTAAACAACTACAAATTAAGCAGAAATTAAGCTAAAAATTCAACAAAAATAAAACAAGAGCTAGATGAGTCGAGCTTCAAGTTGAGCTAACAGATCCAAAGAAACAATGGAGGTTGAATTACCTAACGGAGGTGAGAAAATCAAAGATACGGAGGCCGCCGTATGGAGAGAGTGAGAGAGTGAGGATATAGATGAGAAGTGAGTGAACGACCTAATTTGACTCAATTATTTTGCAGTTGGTCCGACATAATTAAAGCTCAATGATTGTGATGTTATATTATTTTTTAGTTCGGGTTTATGTGATTTCCGGGTTTTTTAGTTCGGGTTTCTGTGATGTCCGGGTTAAAAAACTGACTCGATTCATCCGGTATATGAATCGAGGACTCGGTTTAGGATTTGCGAGATCTAAATATAGATCCTCGGTTAAATCCTGCAGATTCATGATTCGGGTTTCTGTGATGTCCGGGTTAAAAAACCGACTCGATTCATCCGGTATATGAATCGAGGACTCGGTTTAGGATTTGCGAGATCTAAATATAGATCTGCGGTTAAATCCTGCAGATTCGTGGTTCGGGTTTCTGTGATGTCCGGGTTATAAAGCCGACTCGATTCATCCGGTATATGAATCGAGGACTCGGTTTAGGATTTGCGAGATCTAAATATAGATCCGCGGTTAAATGCTGCAGATTCGTGGTTCGGGTTTCTGTGATGTCCGAGTTAAAAAACCGAATCGATTCATCCGGTATATGAATCGAGGACTCGGTTTAGGATTTGCGAGATCTAAATATAGATCCGAGGTTAAATCCTGCAGATTCGTGGTTCGGGTTTCTGTGATGTTCGGGTTAAAAAGCCGACTCGATTCATCCGGTATATGAATCGAGGACTCGGTTTAGGATTTGCGAGATCTAAATATAGATCCGCGGTTAAATCCTGCAGACTTGTGGTTCGGGTTTCTGTGATGTCCGGGTTAAAAAACCGACTCGATTCATCCGGTATATGAATCGAGGACTCGGTTTAGGATTTGCGAGATCTAAATATAGATCCGCGGTTAAATCCTGCAGATTCGTGGTTCGGGTTTCTGTGATGTCCGGGTTAAAAAACCGACTCGATTCATCCGGTATATGAATCGAGAACTCGGTTTAAGATTTGCGAGATCTAAATATAGATCCGCGGTTAAATCCTGCAGATTCGTGGTTCGGGTTTCTGTGATGTCCGGGTTAAAAAACCGACTCGATTCATCCGGTATATGAATCGAGGACTCGGTTTAGGATTTGCGAGATCTAAATATAGATCCGCGGTTAAGGATCCAAAATACCGAGAATATACCCATAATCAATAAAAATCCGTAACATTTAATGAtccaaaatattaaaaaaaaaaccCATATTCACCAAAAATC
Encoded here:
- the LOC141664936 gene encoding uncharacterized protein LOC141664936, which codes for MGEADEDDDDFSSDSSDFVNHVKGEHAPLYPGCENYTKMKALVKLFNLIVKHGMSDSCFSDVLLLIGDLLPEGNNIPSSFSEAKKTLCALGMAYEKIHACLNNCLLYCGQINEDESRMCKASRWKLNKKGEEREGVPAKVLWYFPLIPRIRNLFNTPQIAKDMTWHDTERQKDGKMRHPADSETWKDVDKEWPDFASDSRNLRLALSSDGFNPFRENRSDYSSWPVLLSIYNLPPWLCMKRRYIMLCLLISGPTEPGNDIDVFLQPLIEDLQQLWLGKQVYDAYKRDSFLLRGILLWIISDYPALGNLSRNVIKGYNTCTVCVDNTKATRLVHYRKTVVMRHRRWLPRHHPYRKQKTAFDNTVEKDVAPIPLTGEQVFGRVQHLRDHVFGKTQRQPRWKKGEARPVWKKVSIFFQLEYWKFLPVRHVLDVMHIEKNICEALLGTLLNIPGKTKDRESVRLDMADMGIRTELRPKTPDKKEKVPLASWNLSNAEKKVVCSSFLQMKLPDGFCSNIKNLVNMEKLRLGGMKSHDCHTILHHLLPILIRSLLQKQVRCAIIRFCLFFKAICSKVIDVDKLEKMQSELVETLCQLEKHFPPSFFDVMIHLSVHLVREVKLCGPIFLHWMYPFERYMKAFKGYVRNPAHPEGCIAEAYVAEEAVECLVNFDEATIGLPENVRHEQNRISRPLSGATIIKPSKEDLQLAHLCFLQNSNDIRPYFDEHMASLMVRYPQHENDQVWLKNKQNDQFAEWFKKKIITESLQEDNTIGDEIRWIAEGPNKNVPTFSGYRINGVSYSTKDRDDNRQVQCSGVSVVADTLMLVEKDKTVEQTAHTYYGVITSIWELDYNNFRAPIFRCNWVDINKGVKVDDLGFILVNLNKLGFVNDPFVLGKHVKQVCYIDDPLEKFWSVVLKLPEKNFHDHCDEENDGSVEVELENDLHLPLFPNVDEHDDENTSYMREEEEWIQLP